One window of the Anabaena sphaerica FACHB-251 genome contains the following:
- the clpS gene encoding ATP-dependent Clp protease adapter ClpS gives MSVETIEKPSTTRKLAPRYRVLLHNDDYNSMEYVVQVLMTTVPSITQPQAVSIMMEAHSNGLALVITCALEHAEFYCETLKSHGLSSTIEPDE, from the coding sequence GTGTCAGTCGAAACTATTGAAAAGCCTTCCACAACCCGCAAGCTCGCGCCTCGGTATCGCGTTTTGCTGCATAATGATGACTATAATTCTATGGAGTATGTGGTTCAAGTTCTAATGACCACTGTACCGAGTATTACCCAGCCCCAGGCTGTTAGCATCATGATGGAAGCCCACAGTAACGGATTAGCTTTAGTAATTACCTGCGCTTTGGAACACGCTGAGTTCTATTGTGAAACTTTAAAAAGTCATGGTTTGAGCAGCAC